CAAAAGTTTTATAACAATACCCGTTACGGCATTACCGGAAACATTATTATTCCTTGCAACAATAGCATAGGTTTGTGGAATGTAAAACTGGAGCGTACCGATATTACTACCCCAGCGTTTAGCAAAGAGTTTACGGCAGCCACCACGGTAAAAGCGGCGGATATATTTAATACTGCGGGTACTGTATTTTCAGTAGATGGTTTGTTGCCGGGGGTGTATAAGCTTACGCTGACCAATCAGACAGACAACAACATTGTAAAAACCCGCTTTGGCATAGACATTACCAAAGGCTGGGCAAATGTAGACATAGAATACCGCAGTCCACTGCAGGTAGCGGCCAGCATAGTGCAGCTACTGGGCAAAGATGCCAACAAAGTGCCTGTATGGAAAAGCTTTGACCAAACACTGCCCGCCAATTACTGTAGCGACAAACAAAACTATATTCTGGAGCAACAACAACAGTATCAGGTGCGCCTGGAGTTTTTTGAAAACTACAGTGGTAACAAATGCTATGTGGCAAACACCAAATACTATGTAGCAGGCGATTTACAACTCAACCATGGGCAATTGGCTTCGAAAACCGTGGGTAGTTCTTCCAGCAAGCCTTTTACTTCGGAAAGTGGCATAGACACCGTCATTGTATGGTCTAATTACCCCAACTTTTTGAAAGATCCTGGCAACGACCCGGCAAAAAACTACAGCCGTACGCTGGACATCAACGCAACCGAACGAAGTGCATCTACCAGCTTGCGCGCCTGGGTCACGGGGACAGTACAGGACGAAAACCAAAACTTTACCCTGACTTACCCTAATGTACAACAAGTATTGTACGACCCACCCGGCGATGGCAGTAGTATTAAGTGGTCTTCGGGCTCTACCCTGAACAGTTCGGTGTCTATCTCGAATAACATTAGCGGAAAAGCTGCCACTAAAATCACTACCGGAACCAAACACTCGGCATATATGGGTGCCTGGGCAGGTTTTGGCGGTGGAGTGGTTGCCTTGTATGAGTCGTCTACCGGAAGCGTAACCGCTGGCGGAAAAATAGGCACCAGTCATAGTGTAAAAATAGGCAACTCTAGCAGTTACTCGCTCAGCTTCGACAAAAGTATTAGTACCTCCAGCGGCATCAGCCCGTTGCCAGGTGCCCAAAGCGATGTATTTATTGGTACCAGTGATGTGGTATACATTGGCTCAGGAAATACAGTGAGCGTAGATGGGTGTACTGCCACTGCCAACAAAGAGGATGCAACGGCTTCTACCGAGCCAGGGGCGTCGTTTCAATACTCACGCTGGACCATTGAAAATACCTTGCTGCCTAACCTCGATAACCTGATCGCATCGTTGCGGGGTAAATTGGCTGACCCTGCGGCTGAAAACAAAAAACGTGAAAACTTATCGGTAAGTGACCGGGGCAAGGTAGATACGATCAAGAATTACCTTCAGGACATTGAGCGATGGAAAACGATTTTGACGGAAGCCACCACCCAACGTCAGCAGGTAAAAGACGGGCAAAACAATACCACCTTTAGCATGAGCAATGAGGCGGGTACCAAGAGTTTACCGAGCAACCATATCACTTTTGGCGGAGGAGGTACTTCTACCAATTATACCATTGGCGAGAACGAGTCTACCACCAACAAAGTGAGTCACAGCCATAGCCTGGACCTGACCAAATATTTTAATACCAATCTGACCATATTTGGGTTTAAGCTCAACCTCGAAATAGAGCTCAACCTGGGCTATGAGTTTAGCCGCGATCAGGAAGGCGGTAGTGGCAGTGGTAGCTCTATCAGTATTCACCTAAGCGACAATGAAGCTGAAGATAGTTTTGACGCAGTGTTTCGTCGCGACCCCAAGTATCCTACTCCAGTAATTATTGCCAATGCCGGACAATCTATGTGCCCCATAGAGCCCAACACGGTGGCGCGTCAAGGGGTAGAAATAGTGAGTGCCAACGCCATTGGCTGGGCTGACCTTACGGGCGAAGCGGTGTTTGACGTAACCATACGCAATACCCAAAAAGCCAATGAAGCGGTCAATGCCGGATTTGCCAAAACCTATAAGCTTAAGGTACCTTCGGCTGACTTGCCTTCGGGTGCGTCGGTGCGGGTAGAAGGCTTGGGCAACTTGTTGATTCCCCGAATGTATACCCTTGAACCAGGGGAGTCTAAAACCCTGAAGGTATACATCAAACGGGCTGAAACCACCTCCCCTACCGAGTTTGCCAATATTCCGCTGAGCTTTTACTCGGCTTGCGACGAAGGCGTGCTTGATTTTTATGAAGGCGAAAAAATATCGGACGGACAAGGGGGCTATACTTACGTAAAAGGCGAAGACAAACGCGCGGCTTTGTACAACTCGGATGGGTCGGAATATGTGCGCTTGCGCGATGTGGTAAAGCTGACCGCAAAGTTTCATGCGCCTTGTGCGGGCAGTATGTCGGTAGCCGCCCCGGTAGCCAATTGGGTAGTAAACAGCACTGCCAATAATTTGCTCAAGTTCAGGTTGAAGGCAGTCACGCCACACACTACTTTTGAGAAAGTGCGCCTGGAGTTTGCCTTGCCTAACTCTAATACTATTCAGTTTGCCAAAGATGTAAAAATCAGTGATTTGGGCAACACAGACAGTCAGGGATATTATACCTACGATTTAGATGTGTCGGCCATTGGGGCAGACCAGGCATATAGAGTGCGGGTAGTACCAGTATGCGGCAACGAAACCGAAGGCTGGCAAACCAACACGCCCAGCGAGTGGATCAACGGCGCCATTGCCCGCAAAGTACCATTGATTACCGGAGTAACCCCTGCCAATGGAGCTACTACGCAAGTGGCAAGCTTTAGTGCTACTTACGATGCCGTATTAGATGCCCAAGGCGCCAATCCGCTGAACGTATCTCTGCGAGGTATTTTGGGTGGCAATGCCTATGTACCTACTTCGGCTTGGTTCGACCAGGTGGCAGACCAGGTGACGGTACCCGACCAGTCGGCGCTGGATTTGGCAGATGCTTACACAGTGGAGTTTTGGGTAAAGCCAAGCCGCATGCACAGCACCACCTTGCCTACGCCCATCATAGAAAAGGGCAGCAACATGTATATTTCTTTTATTCAAGGGAATAAAATATACGCCGGGCAAGGCGATGCCATCTCTACCCAAACCCTGGGCACCGATGGCTGGACACACGTGGCAGTGGTGTTTGTAAAAGGTAGCAGCACTCACGCATTGAAAATATACCTCAATGGGGTGCTCAACAAAACTGTATCGGCAGGCATCAATGCCTTTACGACCAACAACGACCCACTGACTATAGGCAAAGCCAGCGCAGGACAGGGCTTTAAAGGAGGCCTGGACGAAGTACGTATCTGGAGCAAAGCCTTAGATGCAGCCGACATTCGTACCCACATGCACAAGCGTTTGTTGGGCACTGAAAATGGGCTACAGGCATATTATGTACTAGACAATAATGCCTTAGACGGGGAAGCCATTCGCGACTATACGGCAAAAACCCGAAGTACTACGCAAACCGGGCTTTCGTTTGTTACCCAGCAACAAGCGGCTCCTTTAGAAATAGCCAGCATTATTCAGGATATTCCGGTAACGGTGACTACCTCTTCGGCTAAAGATCAGCTCATTATTCAGCCTAAGAGCGACTACCCCAGCGAATTGTTGGAAGGGGCACTGCTTACGGCAACTATTTTTGACAATGCTATCAAAGATGAATACGGCAACCCAGCAGCGGGTAAGTCTTGGACGTTTAGGGTAGACGGTAACTACGTGAGCTGGAACAAAGGCAACCACACCGTGGCGCAAACCACGGGTAATGGTAGCTCGTTTGGTTTGACCTTGAAAAACGACAATGCGTCGGAGGTGCAATACCAGCTGACTGAAATACCTATGTGGCTCAAAGTGACCAACAATGCTTCGCAAAGCAATGGCTCCTATATTTTACCGTCGGGCAATAGCCACCCAATGACTTTTGAGACGGCCGCCTGGCTAAGTGCGGGCACTTACAACGGGCAGGTAAAAGCTAAAATTTCGCAGGGAGCTACTTTGTTAGGGTACGAGACGGTAGACATCAAGGTAATTGTTAGTTGCGATGCTTCTTACCTTAGCCTGGCTCCTACCAGTTTTGCCCACCAGATGAGTGCTACTTTTTCTTTGCAAAAAAATGGGCAGGCTTACGCCGATGCTCAGGGCAAAACGGTGTTGGTAAGAAACAGCGCGGGCACGTTGGTAGGCAAAGGCATAGTACAGATGGCAGGAGGCAACGCCATCGCAAGCCTCAACATTTATTCTAAGACTGCCGCTGACACCTACACAGTGTACTTATGGGACGATACGGCTTGCCAGGAAAACCCCATAGGTACAGGCAACTTTACCAGCGGGGGCAGTGTAAACCAAACCCTGGATGTAGGCTACCAGGGCAAAGCCCAATATACGGTCAAGTTGAGCGTAGCGGGCTACCACTGGATGAGTTTCCGCGTAAGCGATGCCGCCAATACTTCTCAGCTTTCGCTGAGCCAAATTACTGGGTTTGGCGCAGGCGATGTGATCTCGGAACACGGCACCAACGCCAGTAAATCGGCGGTATACAATGGTGTTGCCTGGTCGGGCTCGCTTACGGCATTGTATACTGCTAAGTCTTATCAGGTGCAAGTACAAGCGCCTCGTACTTTACAGCTCAGCGGGTACACAATAGATGCCAGCCAACCTATAGCTTTGACCGCAAGTGCCAACCAAGGCAACGATGGCGACAACAACCCCTTGGGTTATACCCGCACCGATGCCATGACCATTACCCAGGCGTTGGGACGTATGACACCAGATGCCAGCATTGGCGACGTGATCACTTCGCGTGCGGGCAGCGCCCAATACATTAGGGTAGACGGCGTAGGCACTTGGGTAGGTTCGCTCACTCATTTGATTCCTAACCAGGGATACAAAATAAAAGTAGCCCAAAACTCTAGCATTCGTTACGCCAGCGTTGGCACAGGCAGCAATGCCCGCATAAGGTCGGTAGTGCCTGCCCCCAACAAACAAGTGTGGCAAAACGCGGCTCAGTTGAAACTAGCAGTAAACCCACACGCTTATGCCTTTGCTCACCACATAACCGGGGTGTTGCAACAAGGAGGCAAAGCAATTGAAAATGAGCCCGATTACTTGATTGTGGCGTATGCCAATAACGAAGTGCGTGGGATGGCGGTACCTCAGCAAATAGCAGGCAAGTGGTATTATTTTATGACCGCTTATAGCCACCAGGAAGGCGAAAAGCTGGATTTTAGACTGGTCAATAAAGCCAATGGCGAAGCGTATGCTTTGAGCAATACTTTATCGGTACAGTCGGCACAGATGGAAGGCAAAGTAGACCAGCCTTATGTGTTCCGTTTGGCGCAAGACCTGCAAGCGGCTCAGGTAGCACCTGTCAATGGTTTGAAACTGTACCAAAACCACCCCAACCCGATGAAGAGGCAAACGGCTATTACTTATGTGATACCTAAAGATGGCAGGGTAACATTGACCGTGACCAATGCCTTGGGTCAACGGGTAAAAGTGTTGGTAAACAAAACCCAAACCGCCGGACCACATGAGGTGACCTGGCAAGGCAAAACGCCGCAAGGCGGAGCCCTTGCCAAAGGGGTATATTTCTATACTTTGAAAACACCCTGGGGTACACTTACTAAGCGCTTGACGATTCAATAAGTAAGAAGTAACAAGCAGTTAGCTACAGGCGACAAGTAGCTAACTGCTAATTAAATTATAAATATAGCGATCAGTGAATCCTCTGCTCTAACTACAAAACTCCTGTTAGCACCACATCGGTATCTAAGGACTTGTGGCTTGTCGCTTGAAGCACCGATATTCATCGGCATCTAGGGACTTGTCCCTGTGGGTGCTGTGGACTACCGACTGATTGCTCTTAACTAAATTCACAATGAAGAAATTAATAAAAAAAATATATCTCGGATTGGCAGCTACTGCCTTTATTTCATGTTTGAATGCAAGTACGGCTGTTGGTCAAAGTCAACCTAGCAGCTCAAGTGTAAAATGGATTAACCATAACTCAAGAATTGTGATTCAAGCCAATGATGATGGCTCAAACCACGATGAGGGAATACAGTTTGGTGCAGGTGGTAGCAGTGGCAGTAGCTTACCTTACCGACAAATTATGCGTTTGCGATACAATGGAAACGTGGGAATTGGTACTGGCAACCCAGCAGAAAGACTTCATGTAGAAGGACGTATGCGTGTTGGGGGTTCTAATGCTGGATTATGGATAGAAGCTGGCACCCACGACTGGTTTGTTGGACGTACTCATAACAGTGGTTCGGCGCTAAGGTTTTATAATAATGGCGACCAAATGACCTTGAGCGCCGATGGGCGATTGAGCTTAGGTATTAGTACTGCCACGGCAAGCAATAGCTTGGCAAAGTTCACCGTAAAGTCGGGAGATATTCATTTGGAAGGCGGGGCTTTTAGTAGCCACGGTACGCTCAACTTTCGCCCCGATACTGACAACAGCGGAGACGATGCCATTGTGTTTAAAAACAATGCCGAGACAGAGACCATGCGTATTCATACCAACAACAACGTGGGCATTGGCACGAACAACCCTTTGGCAAAACTGCACGTGAATGGCACCGCCAAATTAGCAGGTGCTTTGACAGGTACTTCGGCTAATTTTAGCGGCAGCGTACAAGCCAACAGCCTCACCCTCAATGTAGGTTCTTTTCCTGATTATGTGTTTGCCAAAAACTATGATTTGATGCCACTTGAGCAAGTAGAGGCTTATATCAACGCCCACCATCATTTGCCCAAAGTGCCCAAGGCAGCTAAGGTAGAGAAAGAAGGCATGAACGTGGCACAAATCAATGTATTGTTGGTAGAAAAAGTAGAGGAACTTACCTTGCACTTGATTGAGCAAAACAAGCAAATGAAACAAATGCAGCAGAAAATGCAAGCATTAGAAAAGAAGGTTCAAAATTTAAAGAAATAAGTAGTTGCAAGCTATTAGTTTCAAGCGACAAGCAACATCAAGTCACTAATAGTCAATACTTTGCATAAACTCACTATATAGAACTAATTTTGTCTTAATACTTAAAAACCTAAAGGAATTAAACCAATGAAACGATATTTAATGTGTATGGCTTGGCTTTGCCTGTTGGCAAATGTCACTTATGCCCAGAGTGATTATACTACTTATCAGCTCACTTTTCGCCAAGGCAACAAAATAGTGACAATACAACCAGACTTTGCAACAGCGGGTACCAGTAGCAGTGCGCGAACTGGCAAGAATGACCAAAGCCAGTTTTTTATTTTTAAACGCCAAGGCGATGGCACGTTGTTGATTGCCTCGGCAGCAGCTCCTGATAAGTTTTTGAAGCGCAACGGTAACACAATAAGCTTTGTGGCTTATAACAATAGTCAAAAGGCAAATTATCTGTGGCAACTTAAGGCTACCCAAAGCAGCAGCAGCCCTAGTGTAAGTACCAGCGAGGGGGCTCGGTTGCTTGCCCTACTTATTGACCCGGCAAATACCAACCAAGTGCTTACTTTGCAAGGCAATGGTTCGCTGGCAATGAGTGCAGTAAACTACGGCTTGTCTGACGACCCTTACCGCATATATATTGGTAAGCAATTGGTGCCAGGTAAATTTTAATAATAGTCCATAGCACCGACAGGAGCAAGCTTTAAGCAATAAGTCCTTAGATACCGATACATATCGGTGCTTCAAGTTGCCTCCTGTTCCAGAGACAACTAACAAAATCATAGTATACTTATTTTCAGTGGTTTATGAATTTGTTAGTTAATAGTTTTCAGTCGATGGTCGATGACTGTTGTTTGAACTATGGCAACGGTTTTATGATTTCCCTTTTTTCTCTGAGCATTTGCTTTGGAGAGAAAAGGGATTTTTTTGTGTGGCAGGCAGAGTTGAACTTGTCGTCAATACCTTATACCTTGCCCCTATGCAACAAATCAAAAACTACTTCGAGCAGATTGCCCCGTCAAT
The window above is part of the Microscilla marina ATCC 23134 genome. Proteins encoded here:
- a CDS encoding cell surface protein, which gives rise to MKKLIKKIYLGLAATAFISCLNASTAVGQSQPSSSSVKWINHNSRIVIQANDDGSNHDEGIQFGAGGSSGSSLPYRQIMRLRYNGNVGIGTGNPAERLHVEGRMRVGGSNAGLWIEAGTHDWFVGRTHNSGSALRFYNNGDQMTLSADGRLSLGISTATASNSLAKFTVKSGDIHLEGGAFSSHGTLNFRPDTDNSGDDAIVFKNNAETETMRIHTNNNVGIGTNNPLAKLHVNGTAKLAGALTGTSANFSGSVQANSLTLNVGSFPDYVFAKNYDLMPLEQVEAYINAHHHLPKVPKAAKVEKEGMNVAQINVLLVEKVEELTLHLIEQNKQMKQMQQKMQALEKKVQNLKK
- a CDS encoding LamG-like jellyroll fold domain-containing protein; amino-acid sequence: MNHHKILHAYWFWFLAFMLAGSGPLHAQKEYGILKMHAVNYATYFNTGIELPQVLAQGNAGEASLEFWIRSTFSGNDWELTDMLPDDQSLSLKMTAGNQLHLSIGSQSQSITLNDAVTNQPLVQSGAWHHVMLTIQSLSGQSHIFRIYINGAKRGELLMNLPNVAHRPLFFYRDKNSSYSLEIAEIRAWNTTRTDREVAQNWLRSFAKDELNLSEVTYQGLHTLLGDYSKAHEMTSVVFSELKTMLWDNSVPGAQNMGKGVGSYTKGSTTHTLMEVRNNIEHPILKNETIYLTASKGAYASEVVLNWPHVKGATQYTIYKNDVAFSERLIDASNKAVGDPMTFSVNTNLLPGQIDQYKVQVSQGSVSGAQGTDYGFIFHNGSIAGKVQSSSGVGTPGVAVTFGASTLPGHAMQFGAGSQPLTIRNADVFKNNGLARDFMVEFWYQGSGGNNTVFALGNLNIQMLGNGSIKTLDQHGQEYISFSSPAVTDGQWHHYAVVFSQSGGAIYVDGGKEVDGTDAQKIQVANVSNTTAYRYDNIGLLNNFSLNAQAGATYALDELRIWDADKVNVTQLDNSVRQETTAEFNARLTAQIGKYRPYVIQSDEDSKLLLYYRFDLNTQDAAYNQAATTKGDYIAESAQTLTRVANCPTLKYATYTNAAGIFDMREINYGSGSVVLTIDPEKTNHTFNPATHVRTLKSSTTVGDYSKTGIDFTDESQFSLTGYVYYKEGDTEYPVPAGQAFEFASGRTPGEVDFQQINGSDGQPKATDNFGQFSLSLPIGFQNFRVKNPYQSRSLGAQSLKFDGTNDFAKSEGAFAAPTQGLTWSGWVKRGDFSGAIPALQTLMQIGNVRLVLRDNTYLALYKGNASLAEVPFAGSTDWQFFGFTYDQSTQTLYLYASATVAQTASTTLPASDLGGSLYLGARSEGSTQSEFLKGNLHLIELRHTNYSPALLNNLRTGNYIKNDVQQLKASYLFNEDTKSLRAVSSAAGSQSLSLNLLYQPSDETTMPQYDAAIVNPYTRQYRYEYSAQGAYANEEKIALNVDAPKSGQKFYNNTRYGITGNIIIPCNNSIGLWNVKLERTDITTPAFSKEFTAATTVKAADIFNTAGTVFSVDGLLPGVYKLTLTNQTDNNIVKTRFGIDITKGWANVDIEYRSPLQVAASIVQLLGKDANKVPVWKSFDQTLPANYCSDKQNYILEQQQQYQVRLEFFENYSGNKCYVANTKYYVAGDLQLNHGQLASKTVGSSSSKPFTSESGIDTVIVWSNYPNFLKDPGNDPAKNYSRTLDINATERSASTSLRAWVTGTVQDENQNFTLTYPNVQQVLYDPPGDGSSIKWSSGSTLNSSVSISNNISGKAATKITTGTKHSAYMGAWAGFGGGVVALYESSTGSVTAGGKIGTSHSVKIGNSSSYSLSFDKSISTSSGISPLPGAQSDVFIGTSDVVYIGSGNTVSVDGCTATANKEDATASTEPGASFQYSRWTIENTLLPNLDNLIASLRGKLADPAAENKKRENLSVSDRGKVDTIKNYLQDIERWKTILTEATTQRQQVKDGQNNTTFSMSNEAGTKSLPSNHITFGGGGTSTNYTIGENESTTNKVSHSHSLDLTKYFNTNLTIFGFKLNLEIELNLGYEFSRDQEGGSGSGSSISIHLSDNEAEDSFDAVFRRDPKYPTPVIIANAGQSMCPIEPNTVARQGVEIVSANAIGWADLTGEAVFDVTIRNTQKANEAVNAGFAKTYKLKVPSADLPSGASVRVEGLGNLLIPRMYTLEPGESKTLKVYIKRAETTSPTEFANIPLSFYSACDEGVLDFYEGEKISDGQGGYTYVKGEDKRAALYNSDGSEYVRLRDVVKLTAKFHAPCAGSMSVAAPVANWVVNSTANNLLKFRLKAVTPHTTFEKVRLEFALPNSNTIQFAKDVKISDLGNTDSQGYYTYDLDVSAIGADQAYRVRVVPVCGNETEGWQTNTPSEWINGAIARKVPLITGVTPANGATTQVASFSATYDAVLDAQGANPLNVSLRGILGGNAYVPTSAWFDQVADQVTVPDQSALDLADAYTVEFWVKPSRMHSTTLPTPIIEKGSNMYISFIQGNKIYAGQGDAISTQTLGTDGWTHVAVVFVKGSSTHALKIYLNGVLNKTVSAGINAFTTNNDPLTIGKASAGQGFKGGLDEVRIWSKALDAADIRTHMHKRLLGTENGLQAYYVLDNNALDGEAIRDYTAKTRSTTQTGLSFVTQQQAAPLEIASIIQDIPVTVTTSSAKDQLIIQPKSDYPSELLEGALLTATIFDNAIKDEYGNPAAGKSWTFRVDGNYVSWNKGNHTVAQTTGNGSSFGLTLKNDNASEVQYQLTEIPMWLKVTNNASQSNGSYILPSGNSHPMTFETAAWLSAGTYNGQVKAKISQGATLLGYETVDIKVIVSCDASYLSLAPTSFAHQMSATFSLQKNGQAYADAQGKTVLVRNSAGTLVGKGIVQMAGGNAIASLNIYSKTAADTYTVYLWDDTACQENPIGTGNFTSGGSVNQTLDVGYQGKAQYTVKLSVAGYHWMSFRVSDAANTSQLSLSQITGFGAGDVISEHGTNASKSAVYNGVAWSGSLTALYTAKSYQVQVQAPRTLQLSGYTIDASQPIALTASANQGNDGDNNPLGYTRTDAMTITQALGRMTPDASIGDVITSRAGSAQYIRVDGVGTWVGSLTHLIPNQGYKIKVAQNSSIRYASVGTGSNARIRSVVPAPNKQVWQNAAQLKLAVNPHAYAFAHHITGVLQQGGKAIENEPDYLIVAYANNEVRGMAVPQQIAGKWYYFMTAYSHQEGEKLDFRLVNKANGEAYALSNTLSVQSAQMEGKVDQPYVFRLAQDLQAAQVAPVNGLKLYQNHPNPMKRQTAITYVIPKDGRVTLTVTNALGQRVKVLVNKTQTAGPHEVTWQGKTPQGGALAKGVYFYTLKTPWGTLTKRLTIQ